The following are encoded together in the Cicer arietinum cultivar CDC Frontier isolate Library 1 chromosome 2, Cicar.CDCFrontier_v2.0, whole genome shotgun sequence genome:
- the LOC101500816 gene encoding uncharacterized protein — translation MDLCGVNVKNLFHTNSFCYRPISSSTKSRISSSSTVFEITRVLRHTNSSQYRSFVVTASKNKNNHNNNSSSDNGEQSIPEGDGIKGKKNGDKSNDNSEKSHHIKLDWREFRAKLYRDEQKEIADTDTHKQGGTLHNSKPLGTKWAHPIHVPETGCVLVATEKLDGVHTFERTVVLLLRTGTRHPQEGPFGIVINRPHHKKIKHMKPRNHGLLTTFSDCYLHFGGPLEAIMFLLKSGDNLKLPGFEQVVPGLCFGARNSLDDAAGLVKKGILKPHNFSFFVGYAGWQMDQLIDEIESDYWYVAACSSSLLCGALSDSSEGLWEEILQLMGGQYSELSQKPKQDP, via the exons ATGGATCTTTGTGGTGTTAACGTGAAGAACCTTTTCCACACAAATTCATTTTGCTACAGACCAATTTCGTCCTCCACCAAATCTCGGATTTCTTCATCCTCTACAGTTTTTGAGATCACAAGAGTTTTGAGGCACACAAACTCCTCACAGTATCGCTCATTTGTTGTCACTGCTTCCAAAAACAAGAATAATCATAACAACAACTCTTCCTCtg ATAATGGTGAACAGTCTATTCCAGAAGGAGATGGTATTAAAGGCAAAAAGAATGGTGATAAATCAAATGACAACTCCGAGAAGAGTCATCATATTAAACTGGATTGGCGTGAATTCAGAGCAAAACTATATAGAGATGAGCAG AAAGAAATAGCAGATACTGACACACACAAACAAGGTGGGACATTACACAATTCTAAACCTCTTGGAACAAAGTGGGCTCATCCTATTCATGTGCCCGAGACTGGCTGTGTACTTGTGGCTACTGAAAAGCTTGACGGTGTTCACACCTTTGAAAGAACTGTTGTTCTCCTTCTCAGAACTGGAACTAGACACCCACAAGAAGGGCCTTTCGGAATTGTCATCAACCGTCCTCATCACAAAAAGATTAAGCACATGAAACCTAGAAATCATGGTTTATTAACCACCTTCTCTGACTGTTATCTACATTTTGGTGGACCTCTTGAGGCAATAATGTTTTTGCTAAAATCAGGGgataatttgaaacttccagGATTTGAACAGGTAGTCCCTGGGCTGTGTTTTGGAGCTCGAAACAGTTTGGATGATGCAGCAGGGCTGGTGAAGAAGGGGATTCTGAAGCCTCATAATTTCAGTTTCTTTGTGGGTTATGCTGGATGGCAAATGGATCAGTTGATAGATGAGATTGAGTCAGATTATTGGTATGTAGCTGCATGTAGCTCAAGTTTGCTATGTGGGGCTTTGTCAGATTCTTCTGAAGGTTTGTGGGAGGAGATTTTGCAGCTGATGGGTGGCCAATACTCAGAATTGAGCCAGAAGCCAAAGCAAGACCCATAG
- the LOC101503466 gene encoding inactive leucine-rich repeat receptor-like serine/threonine-protein kinase At5g24100 yields MQDTTEFTMIQFLRRLFFFSFLISFFMTMFCSGSEFLSSESDSFFSFLKAIDHNNVLNISNIVVSSSLPPPQHPCLIKLNGVRCNSNATNIVEIRLDNLNLSGIFDANSLCKLQKLKFVSLANNNIRGTIPSSILHCRKLVHLNVTNNQLSGRLPKALTRLKYLKSLDVSNNNFSSKEEYRNLFTNYLAPISKLETKNDVVTIQPTPSPLTYNTNENSKKPWYTNIEILVGLVLGIGLILSSLYFIVKKSSKLMELESDVKKSHIVSPIKKVTTHEVKIKGRDINSNNNNDSELVFFVEDHERFKLEDLLRAKADLRSENFWSSLFKVKLENDVEYVVKRLKNLQVSCDEFGETLRKISKVKHSNILQLVGYRSTKEEKLIIYKYQSNGSLLNLLNDYIAGRKKFPWKLRLNIACGIARGLAFIYKKLDESEVINIPHGNLKLSNILLDEKNEALISEHGLSKFFDTNQGTFFSSNGYTPPEKNLTQKSDVYSFGVILLELLTGQSIEVSRIDIVKWVRSMVREEWTGEVFDKEVRENDQQGAFSLLNIALMCVSRLQENRPNVGEVLETIEGVMNAREQQEMDIFASKCCSNGSNQECCSLHQIIPDTWDSPGSNY; encoded by the exons ATGCAGGACACAACAGAATTTACAATGATTCAATTTCTAAgaagattatttttcttttctttcctaaTTTCTTTCTTTATGACCATGTTCTGTTCAGGAAGTGAGTTTTTATCATCAGAATCTGATTCTTTCTTCAGTTTCCTTAAGGCTATTGATCACAATAATGTACTCAACATTAGCAACATAGTTGTCTCGTCGTCGTTGCCGCCGCCACAACATCCATGTTTGATCAAGTTGAATGGTGTAAGATGCAACTCAAATGCTACCAATATTGTTGAGATAAGGCTTGATAATTTGAACCTTAGTGGCATATTTGATGCAAATTCACTATGCAAACTCCAAAAGCTTAAATTTGTTAGTTTAGCTAACAATAATATTAGAGGGACTATTCCAAGCTCAATTTTGCATTGTAGAAAATTGGTACATTTAAATGTAACCAATAATCAATTGAGTGGTAGGTTACCAAAGGCTTTAACAAGATTGAAATATCTTAAGAGTTTAGATGTATCTAACAATAATTTTTCTAGTAAAGAAGAATATAGGAATCTATTTACCAATTATTTGGCACCAATTAGTAAATTAGAGACCAAAAATGATGTAGTTACAATTCAACCAACACCTAGTCCTTTAACttataacacaaatgaaaattCAAAGAAACCATGGTATACCAATATTGAAATTTTAGTGGGGTTAGTTTTGGGAATTGGATTGATTTTGTCATCTCTATACTTTATAGTAAAGAAATCATCAAAGTTAATGGAATTAGAGAGTGATGTAAAGAAAAGCCATATTGTTTCTCCTATAAAAAAGGTTACAACTCATGAGGTGAAAATAAAAGGAAGAgatattaatagtaataataataatgattcagAACTTGTGTTCTTTGTTGAAGATCATGAAAGGTTCAAATTGGAAGATCTACTAAGAGCAAAAGCTGATTTGAGAAGTGAAAATTTTTGGAGTAGTCTTTTCAAGGTGAAACTTGAGAATGATGTTGAATATGTTGTCAAAAGGTTAAAGAATTTGCAGGTATCTTGTGATGAATTTGGAGAAACATTGAGGAAGATAAGCAAAGTGAAAcattcaaatattcttcaactTGTTGGTTACCGTTCTACCAAAGAAGAAAAACTCATCATTTACAAATATCAAAGCAATGGAAGTCTGCTCAATCTTTTAAATG ATTATATAGCaggtagaaaaaaatttccATGGAAACTTCGTCTAAATATAGCATGTGGAATTGCAAGGGGTTTAGCCTTCATATATAAGAAATTAGATGAAAGTGAAGTCATTAATATCCCTCATGGAAACCTCAAGCTATCAAATATCCTTCttgatgaaaaaaatgaagCACTAATAAGTGAACATGGTTTATCAAAATTCTTTGACACAAATCAAGGAACCTTCTTTTCCTCAAATGGATACACACCTCCTGAAAAGAATTTAACACAAAAAAGTGATGTTTATAGCTTTGGAGTGATTCTACTAGAACTATTAACAGGACAAAGCATAGAAGTTAGTAGAATAGATATTGTTAAATGGGTGAGATCAATGGTTAGAGAGGAATGGACAGGTGAAGTATTTGATAAGGAAGTTAGGGAAAATGATCAACAAGGTGCATTTTCATTGTTGAACATAGCTCTTATGTGTGTGTCAAGGTTACAAGAAAATAGGCCTAATGTTGGAGAAGTTTTGGAGACAATTGAAGGAGTGATGAATGCACGTGAACAACAAGAAATGGACATTTTTGCTTCTAAATGTTGTTCTAATGGATCTAATCAAGAATGTTGTTCACTTCATCAAATTATACCTGACACATGGGATTCTCCTGGATCAAATTATTGA
- the LOC101501137 gene encoding probable serine/threonine-protein kinase WNK11 produces MMPSVNPDSSDKDSEPFVETDPTGRYGRYNELLGCGAVKKVYRAFDQEEGIEVAWNQVKLRNFSDEPSMVERLYSEVRLLRSLKDRNIIALYSVWRDDQRDTLNFITEVCTSGNLREYRKKHRHVSMKALKKWSKQILKGLNYLHTHEPCIIHRDLNCSNVFVNGNVGQVKIGDLGLAAIVGANHVAHTILGTPEFMAPELYDEDYTESVDIYSFGMCVLEMVTLEIPYSECDNVAKIYKKVSSGLRPAALNKVKDSEVKAFIEKCLAQPRARPSADELLKDPFFDEVIDDDDDENEYESVGSY; encoded by the exons ATG ATGCCGAGTGTTAACCCCGATTCATCCGACAAAGATTCCGAGCCATTTGTGGAAACTGATCCGACCGGTCGATATGGTAGATACAATGAGCTATTAGGGTGTGGTGCTGTGAAGAAAGTGTACCGTGCATTTGATCAAGAGGAAGGAATAGAGGTAGCTTGGAACCAAGTGAAGCTAAGAAACTTTTCTGATGAACCTTCCATGGTGGAAAGACTTTACTCTGAAGTGAGGTTATTGAGAAGCTTAAAAGACAGAAACATCATTGCTCTTTATAGTGTTTGGAGAGATGATCAACGTGACACACTCAATTTCATCACTGAGGTGTGTACTAGTGGGAATTTGAGAGAGTATAGGAAAAAACATAGACATGTTTCTATGAAGGCTTTGAAGAAATGGTCTAAGCAGATTTTGAAAGGGTTGAATTATTTGCACACTCATGAGCCTTGTATCATTCATAGAGATCTCAATTGCagtaatgtgtttgttaatgggAATGTTGGCCAG GTTAAGATTGGTGACTTAGGTTTGGCAGCAATTGTTGGAGCGAATCACGTTGCACACACAATTCTTGGTACACCAGAGTTTATGGCTCCAGAATTATATGATGAAGACTACACAGAATCAGTGGACATATACTCATTTGGTATGTGTGTACTAGAGATGGTTACGTTGGAAATTCCATATAGTGAGTGTGACAATGTTGCAAAAATATACAAGAAAGTTTCTTCTGGTTTGAGACCTGCTGCATTGAACAAAGTCAAAGATTCAGAGGTAAAGGCTTTCATTGAAAAGTGTCTTGCTCAACCAAGGGCTAGACCTTCTGCTGATGAACTTCTCAAAGATCCTTTCTTTGATGAGGTTATCGATGATGATGACGACGAAAATGAGTATGAATCTGTTGGTTCATACTAA
- the LOC101501660 gene encoding FRIGIDA-like protein 2 — protein MATSKTISAALKLVDNKKDNLKKAYDDLQSHSSLFSSFPLSWSHIDSHFTSIHNSLSQRFLHLQSLESQFQLNHNDPSTSPSKKPKPEPKVSNLSSFPNDPSSFSNPTTQNGTVSVSVTHLEPLSKFCKESDGKGLRDYIGENFKDKVIIKDEIQKAFKCASDPAAMILDSMDGVFDANEMKDGKEPRLIKKCCEFLFQQLRVFSPYVSFDVKKKAKRLFSEWKVNLVNEITEPGWTMAFLHFVAAYDLLSELNVSELAAYSATAAARDELPELYQIIALSDRVPGVIQKLIERGKHVLAVKYIFHFNLVDKMPPVPILKACVNDAQKLAIRLATEGKSVNEIKSREIHALKAVIKVIENYKLDSEFPRASIEQRIEELSKRKGGGKNAAPAFAAKHPPQIQQQLSGMKRPQMSASFGPAPVLNNVGNVGSTLHHYQQPHFHSTSLLPPQHPNPYMSMPTTPFGMKAPTPTVSSYTGPSTGPYGMNVPTPTVSSYTGSSTGPYGNDGVPMAPNGSLNQGVSHPNSAEPQVMSGYYVPTGPSGNLNQSGSQPSSSEPQVPSGYYDRASAASGGYGLQHYYGTSYPQ, from the exons ATGGCGACATCAAAAACCATCTCAGCAGCTCTAAAACTCGTTGACAACAAAAAAGACAATCTCAAAAAAGCATACGATGATCTTCAATCTCACTCTTCTCTCTTCTCTTCCTTCCCTCTTTCATGGTCCCACATCGATTCTCACTTCACTTCAATCCACAATTCTCTCTCTCAACGTTTCCTCCATCTTCAATCCCTCGAATCGCAATTCCAACTAAATCACAACGACCCATCAACTTCCCCTTCCAAAAAACCCAAACCTGAACCCAAAGTTTCAAACTTATCATCATTCCCTAACGACCCATCTTCGTTTTCTAACCCTACAACGCAAAACGGTACCGTTTCAGTCTCTGTAACTCATTTAGAACCTTTGAGTAAATTCTGCAAGGAAAGTGATGGAAAAGGGTTGAGGGATTACATTGGTGAGAATTTTAAGGATAAGGTGATAATCAAAGATGAAATTCAGAAAGCTTTCAAATGTGCCTCTGATCCTGCTGCAATGATTCTTGATTCAATGGATGGTGTTTTTGATGCAAATGAAATGAAAGATGGAAAAGAACCTCGTTTGATTAAAAAATGTTGTGAATTTTTGTTTCAACAGTTGAGGGTTTTTTCTCCTTAtgttagttttgatgttaagaAGAAAGCTAAGAGATTGTTTTCTGAGTGGAAAGTTAACTTGGTGAATGAGATTACTGAACCTGGTTGGACTATGGCCTTCTTGCATTTTGTTGCTGCTTATGATTTGCTCTCTGAATTGAATGTCAGTGAGCTTGCCGCTTATTCGGCTACTGCTGCTGCTCGCGATGAACTTCCTGAGCTTTACCAGATTATTGCTTTGTCAGATAGAGTTCCAG GTGTTATTCAGAAACTTATTGAGAGGGGTAAACATGTGTTGGCTGTCAAGTacatttttcatttcaatcttGTTGATAAGATGCCACCAGTTCCCATTTTGAAAGCTTGTGTGAATGATGCACAAAAACTTGCTATAAGACTCGCCACCGAGGGAAAGTCAGTG AATGAGATCAAATCTAGAGAGATCCATGCACTGAAAGCAGTGATTAAGGTTATTGAGAATTATAAACTTGACTCTGAGTTTCCACGTGCGAGCATTGAACAGCGTATAGAAGAACTGAGCAAGCGCAAGGGAGGCGGAAAAAACGCTGCACCAGCTTTTGCTGCAAAGCATCCTCCTCAGATTCAACAACAACTAAGCGGTATGAAGCGGCCTCAAATGTCGGCTTCATTTGGTCCTGCACCTGTCCTTAATAATGTCGGTAATGTTGGTTCAACCTTACACCATTACCAACAACCTCATTTCCACTCAACAAGTTTGTTGCCTCCACAACATCCAAATCCATACATGAGCATGCCCACCACGCCTTTTGGCATGAAAGCACCAACCCCAACCGTCTCCTCTTATACAGGTCCGTCAACTGGTCCTTATGGCATGAACGTACCAACCCCAACCGTCTCTTCCTATACAGGTTCTTCAACTGGTCCTTATGGTAATGATGGTGTCCCAATGGCTCCTAATGGCAGCCTCAACCAAGGCGTTTCTCATCCGAATTCGGCAGAGCCACAAGTGATGTCTGGTTATTATGTCCCAACAGGTCCTAGTGGCAACCTCAATCAAAGTGGTTCTCAACCGAGTTCGTCAGAGCCTCAAGTGCCATCTGGTTATTATGATAGAGCTTCTGCAGCTTCTGGTGGTTATGGTCTGCAACATTATTATGGAACATCTTATCCTCAATAG